The Actinomadura sp. WMMB 499 genome includes a window with the following:
- the rho gene encoding transcription termination factor Rho — MSESSELLTDASGTPAADAAPAGAEPAAAPRRRRQGTGLSAKVLPELKQIASELGITGTTGMRKSQLIAAIQEKQGGGQEQGSAGGEQGAAAPAKTERPRRTRTAAKRDASDDQPAAAAAAPATEQAPADKGDKGDKGAEQAEQPQQPQQPQKADRADRAEKADRGDKGDKAERSAEKPAEKSERADKGERGGRQNARGGSDGRADRQNRDGRDGEDAESQGGRDRGESRDGQGGRERGEGREGGGRQRQRGRDRDGQGGRQRGDGRDGGRDGGRDRDGRDGQGGGRHDDDESGGRGRRGRRFRERNRGRGRERYEEPVITEDDVLIPVAGILDILDNYAFVRTTGYLPGPNDVYVSLSQVRKNGLRKGDVITGAVRQAREGERREKFNALVRLDTVNGTEPEQSKNRVDFTKLTPLYPQERLRLESDPGVLTTRIVDLVSPIGKGQRGLIVSPPKAGKTMVLQAIANAITKNNPECHLMVVLVDERPEEVTDMQRTVKGEVIHSTFDRPAEDHTTVAELAIERAKRLVELGHDVVVLLDSITRLGRAYNLAAPASGRILSGGVDSTALYPPKRFFGAARNIENGGSLTILATALVETGSRMDEVIFEEFKGTGNMELKLNRQLADKRIFPAVDVDQSSTRKEEILMAPEELRVVWQLRRVLHALDTQQALELLIEKMKETKSNAEFLLQVQKTTVSDDR; from the coding sequence GTGAGCGAATCCAGCGAACTCCTGACGGACGCCTCCGGCACGCCCGCCGCCGACGCGGCCCCGGCCGGCGCGGAGCCCGCCGCCGCCCCCCGGCGCCGCCGGCAGGGCACCGGCCTGTCGGCCAAGGTGCTGCCCGAGCTGAAGCAGATCGCGTCCGAACTCGGTATCACCGGGACGACCGGGATGCGCAAGAGCCAGCTCATCGCCGCCATCCAGGAGAAGCAGGGCGGCGGCCAGGAGCAGGGCTCGGCGGGCGGCGAGCAGGGAGCCGCCGCCCCGGCCAAGACCGAGCGTCCCCGGCGCACCCGCACCGCCGCCAAGCGCGACGCGTCCGATGACCAGCCGGCGGCCGCGGCCGCCGCCCCCGCGACCGAGCAGGCGCCCGCCGACAAGGGCGACAAGGGCGACAAGGGCGCGGAGCAGGCAGAGCAGCCGCAGCAGCCGCAGCAGCCGCAGAAGGCCGACCGGGCCGACCGGGCCGAGAAGGCGGACAGGGGGGACAAGGGCGACAAGGCGGAACGGTCCGCCGAGAAGCCCGCCGAGAAGTCCGAGCGCGCCGACAAGGGGGAGCGCGGCGGCCGGCAGAACGCGCGCGGGGGATCCGACGGCCGCGCCGACCGGCAGAACCGCGACGGCCGCGACGGCGAGGACGCCGAGTCCCAGGGCGGCCGCGACCGCGGCGAAAGCCGCGACGGCCAGGGCGGCCGCGAGCGCGGCGAGGGCCGCGAGGGCGGCGGCCGGCAGCGCCAGCGCGGCCGTGACCGCGACGGCCAGGGCGGGCGCCAGCGCGGCGACGGCCGGGACGGCGGGCGCGACGGCGGCCGTGACCGCGACGGCCGCGACGGCCAGGGCGGCGGGCGCCACGACGACGACGAGAGCGGCGGCAGGGGCCGGCGCGGGCGGCGGTTCCGGGAGCGCAACCGCGGCCGCGGCCGCGAGCGCTACGAGGAGCCGGTGATCACCGAGGACGACGTCCTCATCCCGGTCGCGGGCATCCTCGACATCCTGGACAACTACGCGTTCGTCCGGACGACCGGCTACCTGCCGGGTCCGAACGACGTGTACGTCTCGCTGTCGCAGGTGCGCAAGAACGGCCTCCGCAAGGGCGACGTCATCACCGGTGCCGTGCGGCAGGCCCGCGAGGGCGAGCGGCGCGAGAAGTTCAACGCGCTCGTCCGGCTCGACACCGTCAACGGGACGGAGCCGGAGCAGTCCAAGAACCGCGTCGACTTCACGAAGCTGACGCCGCTGTACCCGCAGGAGCGGCTGCGGCTGGAGTCCGACCCCGGCGTCCTGACGACCCGGATCGTCGACCTCGTGTCGCCGATCGGCAAGGGGCAGCGCGGCCTGATCGTGTCGCCGCCCAAGGCCGGCAAGACCATGGTGCTCCAGGCGATCGCCAACGCGATCACGAAGAACAACCCGGAGTGCCACCTGATGGTCGTCCTGGTGGACGAGCGTCCGGAAGAGGTCACCGACATGCAGCGGACGGTGAAGGGCGAGGTCATCCACTCGACCTTCGACCGTCCCGCCGAGGACCACACCACGGTCGCCGAGCTGGCCATCGAGCGCGCCAAGCGGCTCGTCGAGCTGGGCCACGACGTCGTCGTGCTGCTCGACTCGATCACCCGGCTGGGCCGCGCGTACAACCTGGCGGCCCCGGCGTCCGGGCGGATCCTGTCCGGTGGTGTCGACTCGACCGCGCTGTACCCGCCGAAGCGCTTCTTCGGCGCGGCGCGCAACATCGAGAACGGCGGCTCGCTGACGATCCTCGCCACCGCCCTGGTCGAGACCGGGTCCCGGATGGACGAGGTCATCTTCGAGGAGTTCAAGGGCACCGGCAACATGGAGCTGAAGCTCAACCGGCAGCTCGCGGACAAGCGGATCTTCCCGGCGGTGGACGTCGACCAGTCCAGTACCCGCAAGGAGGAGATCCTCATGGCTCCCGAGGAGCTGCGGGTCGTCTGGCAGCTGCGCCGGGTGCTGCACGCGCTCGACACCCAGCAGGCGCTGGAACTCCTCATCGAGAAGATGAAGGAGACGAAGTCGAACGCCGAGTTCCTGCTGCAGGTGCAGAAGACGACGGTGTCCGACGACCGCTGA
- a CDS encoding sensor domain-containing protein produces MRASWRPLDMARSSLTWRAAAYQIVGLAFGLAWFMLLVTGVSVSVSLITIWVGVPLAALLLLLWRGGAIFERQLLRGAFGITIPSPYRPLPDGNLLRKLKEMAADPATWKDFAYFALLFPVTLVEFAVSVLLWSATAVLLVTPVIVLLGEDMRIQLGDLLVYHPQTVLDAVPAVVAGCAVAVLGMYVTRVMALGHALYAVFLLGPNASQSEALRQQARADRLQASRARGVDAAEAERRRIERDLHDGAQQRLLAVAMDIGRARARLEEDPEGARALIEQAHAGTKEAISELRDLARGIYPAILTDRGLDPALSGLAARAPVPVEVDVDLPERPPAAVESIAYFIVAESLANIAKYARATRASVRVAREDAWVVVEVVDNGVGGAVAVPEGGLAGLADRAATIDGLLIVDSPPGGPTIIRADLPCTW; encoded by the coding sequence GTGCGAGCGTCATGGCGCCCGCTGGACATGGCGCGCTCCTCGCTCACCTGGCGCGCGGCGGCCTACCAGATCGTCGGCCTGGCGTTCGGCCTCGCCTGGTTCATGCTCCTGGTGACCGGAGTCTCGGTGTCGGTGAGCCTGATCACCATCTGGGTCGGGGTGCCGCTGGCCGCCCTGCTCCTCCTCCTCTGGCGGGGCGGCGCGATCTTCGAGCGGCAGCTGTTGAGGGGCGCTTTCGGCATCACCATCCCGAGCCCCTACCGGCCGCTGCCCGACGGGAACCTGCTCCGGAAACTGAAGGAGATGGCGGCCGACCCCGCCACCTGGAAGGACTTCGCGTACTTCGCGCTCCTGTTCCCCGTCACGCTCGTCGAGTTCGCCGTGTCGGTCCTGCTCTGGTCGGCCACCGCGGTCCTCCTCGTCACCCCGGTGATCGTGCTGCTCGGCGAGGACATGCGCATCCAGCTGGGCGACCTGCTCGTCTACCACCCGCAGACCGTCCTCGACGCGGTGCCCGCCGTCGTGGCCGGCTGCGCCGTGGCCGTCCTGGGGATGTACGTGACGCGCGTGATGGCGCTCGGGCACGCCCTGTACGCGGTGTTCCTGCTCGGCCCGAACGCCTCCCAGAGCGAGGCGCTCCGGCAGCAGGCCCGCGCCGACCGCCTGCAGGCCAGCCGCGCCCGCGGCGTGGACGCCGCCGAGGCCGAACGCCGCCGCATCGAACGCGACCTGCACGACGGCGCCCAGCAGCGCCTGCTGGCCGTCGCGATGGACATCGGCCGGGCCCGCGCCAGGCTCGAGGAGGACCCCGAGGGCGCCCGGGCGCTGATCGAGCAGGCCCACGCCGGCACCAAGGAGGCGATCTCCGAACTGCGCGACCTGGCCCGCGGCATCTACCCGGCCATCCTCACCGACCGCGGCCTCGACCCGGCCCTGTCCGGTCTCGCCGCCCGCGCACCCGTCCCCGTGGAGGTGGACGTCGACCTGCCCGAGCGTCCCCCGGCCGCGGTCGAGAGCATCGCCTACTTCATCGTCGCCGAGTCGCTGGCGAACATCGCGAAGTACGCCCGCGCGACGCGCGCGTCCGTCCGGGTGGCGCGCGAGGACGCCTGGGTCGTCGTCGAGGTCGTCGACAACGGGGTCGGCGGCGCCGTCGCGGTCCCCGAGGGCGGCCTGGCCGGCCTCGCCGACCGCGCCGCCACGATCGACGGGCTGCTGATCGTCGACAGCCCGCCCGGCGGCCCCACGATCATCCGCGCCGACCTCCCCTGCACCTGGTGA
- a CDS encoding response regulator transcription factor: MRVVIAEDSVLLREGLVRLLADAGIETVATVGDGPGLIGIVEEHAPELAIVDVRMPPSFTDEGLRAALAVRERWPGTPILVLSQYVEERYATDLIGGGAEGVGYLLKERVADVAEFIDAVRRIAAGGTVIDPEVIGQLLGRRRDGDPLEGLTPREREVLALMAQGRANGAIADDLVVTEGAVEKHISNIFAKLRLQPAQGGHRRVMAVLTYLGRTQG, translated from the coding sequence ATGCGGGTTGTGATCGCCGAGGATTCGGTGCTGCTGCGGGAGGGGCTCGTCCGGCTGCTGGCCGACGCCGGGATCGAGACCGTCGCGACGGTCGGGGACGGTCCCGGGCTGATCGGCATCGTCGAGGAGCACGCCCCCGAGCTGGCGATCGTGGACGTGCGGATGCCGCCGTCGTTCACCGACGAGGGGCTGCGCGCGGCCCTGGCCGTCCGCGAACGGTGGCCGGGCACGCCGATCCTCGTGCTGTCGCAGTACGTGGAGGAGCGGTACGCGACCGATCTGATCGGCGGCGGCGCGGAAGGCGTCGGCTACCTGCTGAAGGAACGGGTCGCGGACGTCGCCGAGTTCATCGACGCGGTGCGCCGGATCGCCGCGGGCGGCACCGTCATCGATCCCGAGGTGATCGGCCAGCTGCTGGGCCGCCGCCGCGACGGCGACCCGCTGGAGGGCCTCACCCCGCGCGAGCGCGAGGTCCTCGCGCTGATGGCGCAGGGCCGGGCGAACGGCGCGATCGCGGACGACCTGGTCGTCACCGAGGGCGCCGTGGAGAAGCACATCTCCAACATCTTCGCGAAACTGCGTCTGCAGCCCGCGCAGGGCGGGCACCGCCGCGTCATGGCGGTGCTCACCTACCTGGGCCGCACCCAGGGCTGA
- the rpmE gene encoding 50S ribosomal protein L31, with the protein MKAEIHPEYVVTTVTCTCGNTFETRSTAANGVIHADVCSNCHPFYTGKQKILDTGGRVARFEQRFGKKKSGK; encoded by the coding sequence ATGAAGGCCGAGATTCACCCCGAGTACGTGGTCACGACCGTGACGTGCACGTGCGGCAACACCTTCGAGACGCGCAGCACCGCCGCGAACGGTGTCATCCACGCGGACGTGTGCTCGAACTGCCACCCGTTCTACACGGGCAAGCAGAAGATCCTGGACACCGGTGGCCGGGTGGCGCGCTTCGAGCAGCGCTTCGGCAAGAAGAAGTCCGGCAAGTAG
- the prfA gene encoding peptide chain release factor 1, whose protein sequence is MNLDDLISEYAGIEQRLADPSVHADQGLARRLGKRYAELKPIVETYRDFTATEDDLATARELADEDETFAAEATELEKRREELEERLRRLLVPRDPSDGKDVILEVKAGEGGEESALFASDLLRMYLRYAERIGWKTEILDSHPSDLGGYKDVTVAVKAKGSHEEGVWTRLKFEGGVHRVQRVPATESQGRIHTSAVGVLVTPEAEDVDVQIDPNDLRVDVYRSSGPGGQSVNTTDSAVRITHVPTGVVVSCQNEKSQLQNKEQALRILRSRLLAIAQEEADAAAAAERKSQVRTVDRSERVRTYNYPENRISDHRVGYKAYNLDQVLDGDLHNVTQALVDADMERRLAEAQES, encoded by the coding sequence GTGAATCTCGACGATCTGATCAGCGAATACGCGGGCATCGAGCAGCGGCTCGCGGATCCGTCCGTGCACGCCGACCAGGGGCTCGCGCGGCGGCTCGGTAAGCGTTACGCCGAGCTGAAGCCGATCGTCGAGACGTACCGCGACTTCACCGCGACCGAGGACGACCTGGCGACCGCGCGGGAGCTGGCGGACGAGGACGAGACGTTCGCCGCCGAGGCCACCGAGCTGGAGAAGCGCCGCGAGGAGCTCGAGGAGCGGCTCCGGCGCCTGCTGGTACCGCGCGACCCGAGCGACGGCAAGGACGTCATCCTCGAGGTCAAGGCCGGTGAGGGCGGCGAGGAGTCCGCGCTCTTCGCGAGCGACCTGCTGCGCATGTACCTCCGGTACGCGGAGCGGATCGGCTGGAAGACCGAGATCCTGGACTCGCACCCGTCCGATCTGGGCGGCTACAAGGACGTCACGGTCGCGGTGAAGGCGAAGGGCTCCCACGAAGAGGGCGTCTGGACGCGCCTGAAGTTCGAGGGCGGCGTCCACCGGGTGCAGCGGGTTCCGGCGACGGAATCGCAGGGCCGGATCCACACGAGCGCGGTCGGTGTCCTGGTGACGCCCGAGGCCGAGGACGTGGACGTCCAGATCGACCCGAACGACCTGCGGGTCGACGTTTACCGTTCGTCCGGTCCCGGTGGGCAGAGCGTCAACACCACCGACTCGGCCGTGCGCATCACGCACGTGCCCACGGGCGTCGTGGTGTCGTGCCAGAACGAGAAGAGCCAGCTCCAGAACAAGGAGCAGGCACTCCGCATCCTGCGTTCGCGTCTCCTGGCCATCGCCCAGGAGGAGGCGGACGCCGCGGCGGCGGCGGAACGCAAGAGCCAGGTCCGCACGGTGGACCGCTCGGAACGGGTCCGCACCTACAACTATCCGGAGAACCGGATCTCCGACCATCGCGTCGGGTACAAGGCCTACAACCTCGACCAAGTCCTGGACGGCGACCTGCACAACGTGACGCAGGCGCTCGTCGACGCCGACATGGAACGCCGACTGGCCGAAGCCCAGGAATCATGA
- the prmC gene encoding peptide chain release factor N(5)-glutamine methyltransferase, protein MTLLLDEIARATARLAEAGAASPRADAEELAAAVHGVNRSELHGVPDGSFDARFWEFVARREAGEPLQHITGRAFFRYLELKVGPGVFVPRPETEVMVGWALETLRDMDVRDPLVVDLGTGSAAIALSIALEAPRARVHAVEMDPTAFVHATRNIEELDERGRVRLHLGDFASALPELNGTVDLVVSNPPYIPMSEWEYVPPDVRDHDPAAALWGGGDDGLDAVRVVERTARRLLRPGGHVAVEHSDLQGNAVYWTFPEENGWRDVRNRRDLTDRDRFVTARMISD, encoded by the coding sequence ATGACGCTGCTGCTCGACGAGATCGCCAGGGCCACCGCGCGGCTCGCCGAGGCGGGGGCCGCCTCCCCCCGCGCCGACGCCGAGGAGCTCGCCGCGGCCGTGCACGGCGTCAATCGTTCCGAACTGCACGGCGTCCCCGACGGTTCGTTCGACGCCCGGTTCTGGGAGTTCGTCGCGCGCCGCGAGGCCGGCGAACCGCTGCAGCACATCACCGGACGCGCGTTCTTCCGCTACCTCGAACTCAAGGTGGGCCCCGGCGTGTTCGTGCCGCGCCCCGAGACCGAGGTGATGGTCGGCTGGGCGCTGGAGACCCTCCGCGACATGGACGTCCGCGACCCGCTCGTCGTCGACCTCGGCACCGGTTCGGCGGCCATCGCGCTGTCGATCGCCCTGGAGGCGCCCCGCGCGCGCGTGCACGCCGTCGAGATGGACCCCACGGCGTTCGTCCACGCCACCCGCAACATCGAGGAACTGGACGAACGCGGCCGCGTCCGCCTGCACCTGGGCGATTTCGCTTCGGCGCTGCCGGAGCTGAACGGCACCGTCGACCTCGTCGTCAGCAACCCCCCGTACATCCCGATGAGCGAGTGGGAGTACGTCCCGCCCGACGTCCGCGACCACGACCCCGCGGCGGCCCTGTGGGGCGGCGGGGACGACGGGCTGGACGCCGTCCGCGTGGTCGAACGCACCGCCCGCCGCCTGCTGCGCCCCGGCGGTCATGTCGCCGTCGAGCACAGTGACCTGCAGGGCAACGCGGTCTACTGGACGTTCCCCGAGGAGAACGGCTGGCGCGACGTCCGCAACCGCCGTGACCTCACCGACCGGGACCGGTTCGTCACCGCCCGCATGATCTCCGACTGA
- a CDS encoding type II toxin-antitoxin system HicA family toxin has product MKVSEIIRLIEDDGWFLACTKGSHRQYKHSEKPGRVTVPGKPSRTLPRGLEHSILKQAGLSRPQ; this is encoded by the coding sequence ATGAAGGTCAGTGAGATCATAAGGCTGATCGAGGATGACGGCTGGTTCCTTGCATGCACGAAGGGCAGCCATCGGCAGTACAAACATTCGGAGAAGCCCGGACGGGTGACTGTGCCGGGGAAGCCGAGCCGCACCTTGCCCAGGGGGTTGGAGCACAGCATTCTGAAGCAGGCTGGGTTGAGCAGGCCCCAGTGA
- a CDS encoding type II toxin-antitoxin system HicB family antitoxin — protein sequence MSRYVVIIERGEDGGFGAYAPDLPGCVALGDTPEETVELMREAIEFHLEGLREDGTPIPEPSAVEAVMVEAA from the coding sequence ATGAGCAGGTACGTCGTGATCATCGAACGTGGCGAGGATGGCGGATTCGGAGCGTATGCACCCGATTTGCCCGGGTGTGTGGCGCTGGGGGACACCCCGGAGGAAACGGTCGAGCTCATGCGCGAAGCGATCGAGTTCCACCTGGAGGGGCTGCGAGAGGACGGAACGCCCATTCCGGAGCCGTCCGCAGTGGAAGCCGTGATGGTCGAGGCGGCCTGA
- a CDS encoding L-threonylcarbamoyladenylate synthase: protein MERTRGIAEAVSAVRRGELVVLPTDTVYGVGTDAFTPPAVAALLKAKGRGREMPPPVLVGSVRAATALIEDLGPYGQDLIDEFWPGGLTLVCRANRSLMWDLGETKGTVAVRMPMHELAVEVLKETGPLAVSSANLSGSPAARTAAEAEEMLGDSVSVYLDGGTTGHGDASTIIDLTGPVPRLLRAGAVPVEKIRAVVGILLTDDEDDKDGKDSGDGEDAEAEPDTPPPSLTKETSPNARDEDGAAPSLTKDSGAGEQGPPLTKDEPAEVGDGPADVSKAAGPSAPDAPADDAKKPSDTPAADDKG, encoded by the coding sequence ATGGAGCGGACGCGAGGGATCGCGGAGGCGGTCTCGGCGGTGCGGCGCGGAGAACTGGTCGTCCTGCCGACGGACACGGTGTACGGCGTCGGGACCGACGCGTTCACGCCCCCGGCGGTGGCGGCGCTGCTGAAGGCGAAGGGCCGGGGCCGGGAGATGCCGCCGCCGGTACTGGTCGGGTCGGTGCGGGCCGCCACCGCGCTCATCGAGGACCTCGGCCCCTACGGGCAGGACCTGATCGACGAGTTCTGGCCGGGCGGGCTGACGCTGGTGTGCCGCGCGAACCGCAGCCTCATGTGGGACCTCGGGGAGACCAAGGGCACGGTCGCCGTGCGGATGCCGATGCACGAGCTGGCGGTCGAGGTGCTCAAGGAGACCGGCCCGCTGGCGGTGAGCAGCGCGAACCTGAGCGGTTCGCCGGCCGCGCGGACCGCCGCGGAAGCCGAGGAGATGCTCGGCGACTCGGTCTCGGTCTACCTGGACGGCGGCACGACCGGACACGGCGACGCCTCGACGATCATCGACCTGACCGGCCCCGTCCCGCGGTTGCTGCGCGCGGGCGCCGTCCCGGTCGAGAAGATCCGCGCCGTGGTCGGCATCCTGCTCACCGACGACGAGGACGACAAGGACGGCAAGGACTCCGGGGACGGCGAGGACGCCGAGGCCGAGCCGGACACCCCGCCACCCTCCCTCACCAAGGAGACCTCCCCGAACGCCCGTGACGAGGACGGCGCCGCGCCGTCCCTCACCAAGGACTCGGGCGCCGGGGAGCAGGGGCCGCCGTTGACGAAGGACGAGCCCGCCGAGGTCGGGGACGGGCCCGCGGACGTCTCGAAAGCGGCCGGGCCCTCGGCTCCGGACGCACCCGCGGACGACGCGAAGAAGCCCTCCGACACCCCGGCGGCCGACGACAAGGGGTAG
- a CDS encoding DUF2207 domain-containing protein, with amino-acid sequence MGGRVRGPAIGAGVLLLALLVMAAGADPAVRERIQTYDVVLTLRADGVLHVRETITYDFADGGRGIVRRLRYRDGDRLYGVRDVRASSSTGAPSRVRTTKLGHDLRIGVGTGGREVRGRQAYVLEYDVLRAFTPREGFDELVWDAIESGWDVPIAHAVVRVEGPVRLRDVRCRAGAPDTPGASVVCARDQDGRYAIDFTQNGLAAGEGVRVAVRLPDRAVAAPPPEYARPHWAGTWRGTVLLAFAVGAVGAVAPAARRPRTRPAVEPGSGAGLVAAGALLILGDAADDVLAGGPWAFSLGDPCLAGLALLTAGAGIVFAHRVGEA; translated from the coding sequence GTGGGTGGCCGTGTCCGGGGGCCCGCGATCGGCGCGGGCGTGCTGCTGCTGGCGCTGCTGGTCATGGCCGCCGGGGCGGACCCGGCGGTGCGGGAACGGATCCAGACCTACGACGTCGTGCTGACCCTGCGTGCGGACGGCGTCCTGCACGTGCGGGAGACGATCACCTACGACTTCGCCGACGGCGGCCGCGGCATCGTGCGGCGGCTGCGGTACCGGGACGGCGACCGCCTGTACGGGGTCCGGGACGTGCGCGCCAGTTCGTCCACCGGTGCGCCCTCCCGCGTGCGGACGACGAAGCTGGGGCACGACCTGCGGATCGGCGTCGGCACGGGCGGGCGGGAGGTGCGCGGGCGGCAGGCGTACGTGCTCGAGTACGACGTGCTGCGGGCGTTCACGCCGCGCGAGGGGTTCGACGAGCTGGTGTGGGACGCGATCGAGTCCGGGTGGGACGTCCCGATCGCGCACGCGGTCGTCCGGGTGGAGGGCCCGGTGCGGCTCCGGGACGTGCGGTGCCGCGCGGGCGCCCCGGACACGCCCGGTGCGAGCGTCGTGTGCGCGCGGGACCAGGACGGACGGTACGCGATCGATTTCACGCAGAACGGACTGGCGGCCGGCGAGGGCGTGCGGGTCGCGGTGCGGCTGCCCGACCGGGCGGTCGCGGCGCCGCCGCCCGAGTACGCGCGCCCGCACTGGGCCGGGACGTGGCGCGGGACGGTGCTGCTCGCGTTCGCCGTCGGGGCGGTCGGGGCCGTCGCGCCGGCGGCGCGCCGTCCTCGCACGCGACCGGCCGTCGAGCCCGGCTCCGGCGCCGGGCTCGTGGCCGCGGGCGCACTGCTGATCCTGGGGGACGCGGCCGACGACGTCCTGGCGGGCGGACCGTGGGCGTTCTCGCTGGGAGACCCGTGTCTGGCGGGGCTCGCACTGCTGACGGCGGGGGCCGGAATCGTTTTCGCTCACCGGGTAGGTGAGGCGTAA
- a CDS encoding glycosyltransferase family 4 protein: MAARRRRRDGAEAGEGRRRGVREYLLTMLVAALVSYLLTPSVRRFAVWFGAQAVPRDRDVHVIPTPRLGGLAMFGGMVAALVVATGLPEMRKVLQDGDITVAKALLLSGGLIVLVGIADDRWEVDALTKFAGQVAAAGIFIMQGIQIYVIPLPNGESLSLPPAYGVPLTVFVVVATINAVNFIDGLDGLAAGVVGIAALALFSYAYLLSKANGMTTLTSATLTAAVLCGICAGFLPHNFSPARIFMGDTGSMLIGLLLSASTIMLTGQFDPAVLANGLFPFWVPLLLVPAVAAVPFMDMLLAVWRRTNQGRSPFSPDKQHLHHRLLQLGHSTRRAVLIMYFWVGLLASGLVGMAIFDAAWITLGVTLVVAIGGVVLVLAGPGRGRRRRRKDASGTGDAGGGTEPAMRTKMPV; this comes from the coding sequence GTGGCGGCACGGAGGCGACGCCGGGACGGCGCGGAGGCCGGCGAGGGGAGGCGCAGGGGCGTGCGGGAGTACCTGCTGACCATGCTGGTCGCCGCTCTCGTCTCCTACCTGCTGACCCCCTCGGTGCGCAGGTTCGCCGTCTGGTTCGGCGCCCAGGCCGTCCCGCGCGACCGCGACGTGCACGTGATCCCGACGCCCCGGCTGGGCGGGCTGGCGATGTTCGGCGGGATGGTCGCCGCGCTGGTGGTGGCGACCGGGCTGCCGGAGATGCGCAAGGTCCTGCAGGACGGCGACATCACGGTCGCGAAGGCGCTGCTGCTGTCGGGCGGGCTGATCGTGCTGGTCGGCATCGCCGACGACCGGTGGGAGGTCGACGCCCTCACCAAGTTCGCGGGGCAGGTCGCCGCGGCCGGGATCTTCATCATGCAGGGCATCCAGATCTACGTGATCCCGCTGCCCAACGGGGAGTCGCTGTCGCTGCCGCCCGCCTACGGGGTGCCGCTGACGGTGTTCGTCGTGGTCGCGACCATCAACGCGGTCAACTTCATCGACGGGCTGGACGGTCTCGCCGCGGGCGTCGTCGGCATCGCGGCGCTCGCGCTGTTCTCGTACGCGTACCTGCTGTCGAAGGCCAACGGCATGACGACCCTGACGAGCGCGACGCTCACCGCGGCGGTGCTGTGCGGGATCTGCGCGGGGTTCCTGCCGCACAACTTCAGCCCGGCCCGGATCTTCATGGGCGACACCGGGTCGATGCTCATCGGGCTGCTGCTCAGCGCGTCGACGATCATGCTGACCGGGCAGTTCGACCCGGCCGTCCTCGCCAACGGGCTGTTCCCGTTCTGGGTGCCGCTGCTCCTGGTCCCGGCGGTGGCGGCGGTGCCGTTCATGGACATGCTCCTGGCGGTGTGGCGCCGCACCAACCAGGGCCGGTCGCCGTTCTCGCCGGACAAGCAGCACCTGCACCACCGGCTGCTGCAGCTCGGCCACTCCACCCGCCGCGCCGTCCTGATCATGTACTTCTGGGTGGGCCTGCTGGCGTCCGGGCTGGTCGGGATGGCGATCTTCGACGCCGCGTGGATCACGCTCGGGGTGACGCTGGTGGTGGCGATCGGCGGGGTGGTCCTGGTGCTGGCCGGACCGGGACGCGGACGGCGCCGCCGGCGCAAGGACGCGTCCGGGACGGGCGACGCCGGGGGCGGCACCGAGCCCGCGATGCGCACGAAGATGCCCGTCTGA
- a CDS encoding AtpZ/AtpI family protein codes for MSEQKRRPEDGQQEFADVAWSVPSYLLSGMAIWGGLGWLLAKWTGQAWITPIGLVIGVVLAIYLVYVKYGRHPA; via the coding sequence ATGAGCGAGCAGAAGCGTCGGCCGGAGGACGGGCAACAGGAATTCGCCGACGTCGCCTGGTCCGTGCCCAGCTACCTCCTGTCCGGGATGGCCATCTGGGGTGGGCTCGGATGGCTGTTGGCCAAGTGGACGGGACAGGCGTGGATCACGCCGATCGGCCTGGTCATCGGCGTCGTGCTCGCCATCTACCTGGTCTACGTGAAGTACGGTCGCCATCCTGCCTGA